In Brienomyrus brachyistius isolate T26 chromosome 25, BBRACH_0.4, whole genome shotgun sequence, a single window of DNA contains:
- the pcm1 gene encoding pericentriolar material 1 protein isoform X3, which produces MATGGALFDDSAEDQDLANWATSNGGLGLEDRLNNMDWGAQQQKKANRSSEKNKKKVAEAAESLLTNSISPESTPGAGRRQRARTPHSYATQMSVPEQAELERLRQRINFTDLDQRSIGSDSQGRVTAANNQRQLAENKKPFNFLPLCVNTNNSKQPTSATLATASAGKDSSVQRKDASRLERGSPISDGRGEAGIDSRQVVTKLVQIRDCIRKASSMRDDLAEKADVPANVEHLSHLIDHLKEEEKSYLRFLQKTLAREDDLRALASPGGTGLLADITPLNAESGHSTGRDVLRMLGAKEDLENPRKKQDLLKKYLEQHEELRALKSRQTALMSIQSNMPQMPTLDDTVVTETTGSVSGLSITSELNDELNDLIQRFHNQLHDTQTKTVPDNRRQAESLSLSREAARGRHTLASAKRATLQQLQDKKETMDKILQELHTLRDQTLNNNTCRGGPILSQRSTDQRTSLSGGRSMGFGRDGSSHVTTGLESSGSYAEGNISPGAKLRKYSSWHYCASRKLKEVHTRLNELRELVQYYEQTSDMMVDAVNENIRDEDEEDSQDGSIFETIFDSEHDNHEPVTNIRTSYSVTSRNPPVNWMDVNSLTNGRGSNNHDGRLNTDCEINNRSAANLRSFNIPSVIECQYNRDRPYEEVKDGNEEEDEDDEALGDEDEEVARHGDSEGSPSSRRSSLDEDAEFAQKVHRLQTAKEKLRHLQELVTMVQSDDTDGTVANEDEGPSQRPNNAPESVKVSPPGVAREELYQARLREQQQELRRLQEERLRLMEIQGKIQDLQWACPDLQSSMSSMSEQGPRKVPAAASTPAVGPTSSSAATATLDLLKPKTDASAPDKELWSEMQRRRFQREELRQRRKQLESLMAEHQRRSGLGRAGLPPDERTMATWGGSTPSHLNEEDEGYPSEMGDEEEEGDYSSNEDVSYPGRKSKAYNGRTSRNGGPKASKPQPVDSSGHPASGSGSQPRLQRQAGGPRGTRRQENLRWASEGSFREGRSHWQEQVGQLKKQLDFSTSMCHTLMQDQQTLSYMLQSLITSPYSMLPGNLGSPQVHLLMHQLNQCYTQLAWQQTNVQRLRHTLDELLRQQQQQPQPSQQAQQGTPSVSGGPFLPFSLLSMPGLAPFSPLPSGFGFDPAFPSGGPDLTKTPVKQAGGEQLQAPADHNTSNKTDYMGFLRAFDRASVNAMDTWTQKDGEGGSPSQRGGQQPDPHAPMAHGSLESLSSMPDPSDPTTVTKTFRSGGKASAQASLASRDKTPGSKGRRRRGKGHTKIKGPDSDAGSSGSELSQGLASHSRSKEPDQDLLDRLTRKKLDGKSSELKANEISSACSWRASVHPNSFACAEAQDTSSDLSLFEALRETIYSEVAALISQNESRPHFLIELFHELQQLNTDYLRQRALFSIQDILRRHQAEGKAAKERSLFQGPVDWAATSNLELTPSESLATSDTDASEKNGVKLTLSTKRNDAESLDNESNQSTPSNHFAKNDLGTTVIHMDKALARMKVQDHSQQQAEGPTAMQTEGASESPDIHCPHIDTQQLDRQIKAIMTEVIPFLKEHMDELCSPQLLSSVKRMVLELTQHNDDSKEFVRFFHRQLGGILQDSLRKFAGQTLKECGEDLLVEISEILFNELAFFRLMQDLDASSRLGGKQKARMKAQATARKCPQAEEAKPQEADEPRSPASHDEDKDQDDTEREGPADNPQPNECGGSAGASDKEEEEEDEDGRGLPLSISLSKAETQPLTNYGSGEDEGEEEELEEFETGPVDVQTSLQANHEVSCGQEQGANDASENSSQEKLDESICSDAVKRSESIELTTVSTVLEEKQDGGASQVDDEGVSVAGSAPAALGGTSPWSSPTCSPDTDSPVIINEHEVGSGNLSQKSDEDDFVKVEDLPLQLSVMCKEELQKRIAEEQLNNNLSVEILSTAVGETVLVGNSQTLKEPETVGAQSA; this is translated from the exons ATGGCTACAGGCGGGGCTTTGTTTGATGACAGTGCTGAGGACCAGGACCTGGCCAACTGGGCCACCAGCAATGGTGGACTGGGACTGGaagacaggcttaacaacatg GACTGGGGggcacagcagcagaagaaagcCAACCGCTCCTCTGAGAAGAACAAAAAGAAGGTTGCCGAGGCGGCAGAGAGTCTTCTGACCAACAGCATCTCGCCAGAGTCCACACCGGGAGCTGGTCGACGGCAGCGAGCGCGCACCCCGCACTCATATGCCACCCAGATGTCTGTTCCGGAACAAGCAGAACTGGAGAGGCTGCGGCAacgaatcaacttcacggacctGGACCAG AGGAGCATCGGGAGCGATTCTCAGGGCAGAGTCACGGCAGCAAACAACCAGAGGCAGCTGGCTGAGAACAAGAAGCCCTTCAACTTCCTACCACTGTGTGTCAACACCAACAACAGCAAGCAGCCAACTTCAGCCACCCTGGCAACTGCGTCTGCGGGGAAAGACTCATCTGTGCAGCGCAAAGACGCCTCTCGCCTGGAGCGAGGGTCACCCATCTCTGACGGCAGGGGCGAAGCGGGGATTGACAGCCGTCAG GTTGTGACCAAGCTGGTTCAGATTCGGGACTGCATCAGAAAGGCCAGCTCCATGCGAGATGACCTGGCAGAGAAAGCTGATGTCCCAGCCAATGTCGAGCACCTGTCTCATCTCATCGATCACCTGAAGGAAGAAGAGAAGTCCTACTTGAGATTTCTGCAGAAAACATTG GCCAGAGAGGATGACCTTCGCGCCCTAGCATCCCCAGGGGGGACCGGTTTATTGGCGGACATCACACCCTTGAACGCCGAGAGTGGACACTCCACG GGCCGGGATGTCCTCCGCATGCTAGGAGCAAAGGAAGACCTGGAGAACCCCCGCAAGAAGCAGGACCTTCTGAAAAAGTATCTAGAGCAGCATGAGGAGCTGCGGGCCCTTAAGAGCCGGCAGACTGCTCTTATGTCCATCCAGAGCAACATGCCGCAGATGCCAACCCTGGACGACACGG TTGTGACTGAGACGACGGGTAGCGTGTCCGGCCTCAGCATCACATCAGAGCTGAATGATGAGTTGAATGACCTTATACAGCGTTTCCACAACCAGCTTCATGACACACAG ACAAAGACTGTTCCAGACAACCGGAGGCAAGccgaaagcctgtcgctttccaGGGAGGCAGCACGGGGCAGGCACACGCTTGCCAGTGCCAAGCGTGCCACTCTGCAGCAACTCCAGGACAAGAAGGAGACAATGGACAAGATCCTTCAGGAACTGCACACGCTCCGAGACCAGACGCTGAACAACAACACCT GTCGAGGGGGGCCTATTCTGTCTCAGCGTAGCACAGACCAGAGAACCTCATTGTCTGGGGGACGCTCTATGGGCTTCGGCCGAGATGGCAGCAGTCATGTGACCACTGGATTGGAGTCCAGTGGCTCCTATGCTGAAGGCAACATCAGCCCAGGCGCCAAACTCCG GAAGTACAGCTCTTGGCATTACTGTGCAAGCAGGAAGCTGAAGGAGGTGCACACCCGGCTGAATGAGCTGAGGGAGCTGGTGCAGTACTACGAACAGACGTCTGACATGATGGTGGATGCCGTTAACGAGAACATCCGTGATGAGGATGAGGAAGACAGCCAGGACGGCTCCATCTTTGAGACTATATTTGATTCAGAGCATGACAACCATGAGCCAGTCACCAACATAAG GACAAGCTATTCTGTTACCAGCAGAAACCCACCTGTCAACTGGATGGATGTTAACAGCCTCACCAACGGTCGTGGCTCCAACAACCATGATGGGCGACTGAACACTGACTGTGAAATCAACAACCGCTCAGCTGCTAACCTGAGGAGCTTCAACATCCCCTCTGTGATAG AGTGCCAGTACAACCGGGACCGCCCCTATGAGGAGGTGAAGGATGGTAAtgaggaggaggacgaggacgacGAAGCCCTGggggacgaggacgaggaggtcGCACGGCATGGCGACAGTGAGGGCTCTCCTTCCAGCCGCAGGAGCAGCCTGGACGAGGATGCTGAGTTTGCACAGAAGGTCCATCGGCTGCAGACCGCAAAGGAGAAGCTGCGACATCTGCAGGAGCTGGTGACCATGGTGCAG AGCGATGACACTGATGGCACCGTGGCCAACGAGGACGAGGGGCCAAGTCAGCGACCCAACAATGCTCCCGAATCTGTGAAAGTCTCCCCTCCCGGGGTAGCCAG GGAGGAGCTGTATCAGGCACGGCTGCGGGAGCAACAGCAGGAGCTCAGGCGGCTGCAGGAGGAGCGGCTGAGGCTGATGGAGATTCAGGGGAAAATCCAGGACCTGCAGTGGGCCTGTCCTGACCTGCAG TCATCCATGTCCAGCATGAGTGAACAAGGCCCCAGGAAGGTCCCTGCTGCGGCCTCCACCCCGGCTGTGGGCCCGACCTCCTCCTCAGCGGCCACTGCGACCCTGGACTTACTGAAACCCAAGACGGATGCATCCGCCCCAGACAAGGAG CTGTGGTCAGAGATGCAGCGCCGCCGCTTCCAGAGGGAGGAGCTGAGGCAGCGCCGCAAGCAGCTCGAGTCCCTGATGGCGGAGCACCAGCGCCGCAGCGGCCTGGGCCGTGCTGGGCTCCCACCGGATGagag GACAATGGCCACCTGGGGGGGCTCAACACCCAGTCATCTCAATGAGGAAGACGAAGGCTACCCCTCTGAGATGggagatgaggaagaggagggagacTACAGTTCCAATGAGGACGTCTCGTACCCTGGTCGAAAGAGCAAGGCCTACAATGGCAGAACATCTAGAAATGG TGGCCCAAAGGCCTCCAAGCCTCAGCCTGTGGACAGCTCTGGCCATCCGGCGTCTGGTTCTGGGTCGCAGCCCCGGCTCCAGCGCCAAGCCGGTGGCCCCAGGGGAACTCGGCGTCAGGAGAACCTGCGCTGGGCCTCGGAGGGCTCCTTCAGGGAGGGCCGCTCCCACTGGCAGGAGCAGGTGGGCCAGCTGAAAAAGCAACTAGATTTCAGCACCAGCATGTGCCACACGCTCATGCAGGACCAGCAG acaCTGTCCTATATGCTGCAGAGCCTGATCACCAGCCCTTACAGCATGTTGCCCGGCAACCTGGGCTCGCCGCAGGTGCACCTGCTCATGCACCAGCTAAATCAGTGCTACACGCAGCTGGCATGGCAACAGACCAACGTGCAGAG GCTCCGCCACACCCTGGACGAGCTCCTCcggcaacagcagcagcagccgcaaCCCTCCCAGCAAGCCCAGCAAGGCACCCCATCTGTGTCCGGGGGGCCCTTCCTGCCCTTCAGCCTGCTGAGCATGCCTGGGCTGGCCCCTTTCTCTCCCCTGCCCTCTG GCTTTGGTTTTGACCCAGCGTTCCCATCAGGGGGGCCTGACTTGACGAAGACCCCCGTGAAGCAGGCTGGTGGTGAGCAGCTGCAGGCACCGGCTGACCACAACACCTCCAACAAGACGGATTACATGGGCTTCCTGCGGGCCTTTGATAGGGCTTCTGTCAACGCCATGGACACCTG GACCCAGAAGGATGGCGAGGGTGGCAGCCCCAGCCAGAGGGGTGGTCAGCAGCCGGATCCCCATGCGCCAATGGCCCATGGCTCCCTGGAAAGCCTCAGCAGCATGCCTGACCCCAGCGACCCCACCACAGTCACCAAGACTTTCCGCTCAGGTGGCAAAGCCTCAGCCCAGGCCAGCCTGGCCTCCAGGGACAAAACTCCTGGCTCCAAGGGCCGGCGGCGCAGGGGCAAAGGACACACCAAGATTAAAG GGCCGGACAGTGATGCAGGCTCTAGTGGCAGTGAGCTCAGCCAGGGTTTGGCCTCACACAGCAGGTCTAAGGAACCCGATCAGGACCTGCTGGACAGGTTGACACGAAAGAAACTGGATGGCAAGTCCAGTGAGCTTAAGGCCAATGAGATTTCCTCAG CATGTTCTTGGAGAGCATCAGTCCACCCTAACAGCTTTGCATGTGCTGAAGCTCAAG ATACCAGCAGCGACCTCTCACTGTTCGAGGCACTACGGGAAACCATCTATTCAGAGGTGGCTGCACTGATCTCCCAGAACGAGTCACGACCGCACTTCCTCATCGAGCTGTTCCACGAGTTGCAGCAGCTCAACACTGACTACCTGCGGCAGAGGGCGCTCTTCTCCATACAG GACATACTCAGAAGGCACCAGGCTGAAGGCAAGGCTGCGAAGGAGCGGAGCCTCTTCCAGGGCCCCGTGGACTGGGCTGCCACCTCCAACCTGGAGCTCACGCCCAGTGAAAGCCTGGCCACCAGCGACACG GATGCCTCTGAAAAAAATGGCGTCAAGCTGACTTTGAGCACAAAGCGGAATGATGCAGAGTCTTTGGATAATGAGAGTAACCAGTCAACCCCCTCCAACCACTTTGCCAAGAATGATTTAG GCACCACGGTGATCCACATGGACAAGGCGCTGGCCCGGATGAAGGTGCAGGACCACTCccagcagcaggcagagggCCCCACGGCCATGCAAACGGAAG GTGCTTCCGAGAGCCCTGACATCCACTGTCCCCACATTGACACCCAGCAACTGGACAGGCAGATCAAGGCTATCATGACGGAGGTCATACCCTTTCTGAAG GAGCACATGGATGAGCTGTGCTCCCCCCAGCTGCTCTCCTCCGTCAAGCGAATGGTGTTGGAGCTGACACAGCACAATGACGACAGCAAGGAGTTTGTGCGCTTCTTCCACCGCCAGCTAGGGGGCATACTACAG GACTCCCTGAGAAAGTTTGCTGGACAGACGCTAAAGGAGTGTGGCGAGGACCTGCTGGTGGAGATTTCAGAGATCCTCTTCAATGAGCTGGCCTTCTTCCGCCTCATGCAGGACCTCGACGCCAGCAGTCGGCTGGGAGGGAAGCAGAAGGCCAGGATGAAAGCCCAGGCCACAGCCAGGAAATGCCCGCAGGCAGAG GAAGCCAAGCCCCAGGAAGCAGACGAGCCCCGCTCACCTGCCAGTCATGATGAAGACAAA GACCAAGATGACACTGAGAGGGAGGGGCCAGCCGACAACCCCCAACCAAATGAATGTGGAGGGAGCGCTGGAGCCTCAgacaaggaggaggaagaagaggatgagGATGGCAGAGGACTGCCTCTCTCCATAA GTCTGTCAAAGGCAGAGACTCAGCCCCTAACTAACTATGGCAGTGGAGAAGATGAGGGTGaagaggaggagctggaggagtttGAGACGGGGCCTGTCGACGTGCAGACATCTCTCCAGGCCAACCACGAGGTGTCATGTGGCCAAGAGCAG GGAGCAAATGACGCCTCAGAGAACAGCAGCCAGGAAAAATTGGATGAGAGCATTTGCAGTGATGCTG TAAAAAGGTCCGAGTCCATAGAGCTGACTACCGTCTCTACGGTGCTCGAAGAGAAGCAGGATGGGGGTGCCTCCCAGGTGGACGATGAGGGGGTCTCTGTGGCTGGCAGCGCCCCGGCCGCCTTGGGGGGGACATCACCCTGGAGCTCGCCCACCTGCAGCCCAGACACAGACTCTCCTGTCATCATTAATGAGCAT GAAGTTGGGTCTGGAAATTTAAGCCAGAAGTCAGATGAAGATGACTTTGTCAAAGTGGAAGATCTTCCCCTGCAGCTCTCAGTCATGTGCAAG GAGGAGCTTCAGAAAAGAATAGCCGAGGAACAGCTAAACAACAACCTGTCAGTGGAAATCCTCAGTACGGCTGTGGGAGAAACCGTTCTTGTTGGAAACTCTCAAACACTAAAAGAGCCAG AGACCGTCGGTGCTCAGAGTGCATGA